The genomic segment AAATACAACTGTTTACTTTGTGATAATACACTTAATGTCAACTTTATGATTACTAAACTGGACAGAGGGAATTTGCCCAGAAGAATGAGTGATCTTTTAATCACTGTGCGACTTGCGCTCATTCACACTGACGTCTCCTTTCTTATCACATATGACATTCAGTCCTACTCCAACTGCTGTGGTGATTTAGTCATGTGTGTCCTCATGCCACAGGACTGAGTCAACGTCTTGCCACACATCTCACAGGTATACGACTTCTCCCCACTGTGAGTCCTTTGATGTACCTTCAGGCACATACATTTTCCTAACATAACTCCTCGAGTCATCACCCCCCTTATATTTGTTCTGTCTGACATGCAGCACTTTGCAAATACACATCCTCCATTTCCAGTCTGTAAATCTGTAAAATGGGCATCTTAACCTCATCCATTAATTTGTAATGCTGAAAAACCTGAATTGTAAATTTGTTCAATTTCTCCATGGGGACACATTAAGAAAATAATAGTTgaaggaattaaaaaaaaatactacagtACAAGCAAGTTAAAAGATGGATTTAATATGCAGTCAAAGTAATTGTAAGCCTTTATTGCTTTCTTCTTATTCTGATTGGGTAATccaaaatgtgtgtaaaatactaaaactacCAGAATTTAGAGTGAAAGTCCCTGCAAGACCAATAAGATTATTAATGGCATTCTGGTTATTCTGAAACTCTGCGGCTTGGTTATTAGCTGTCTACAGTACCAACAAAACCATCCTTTAGTGTTTCTTCATCAATGTCACATAGTGCACACTGCagaataaatggaaaaatacaatatatatataacatttgAAAAGCACATTTTGATACCAAAAGAttgttttcatatcaataaCATCTTCAGTGTTGAGTTCTTCATACAATATTCAAGAGGacttctctctttctaaatgatcaactaaaacacacacacacacacacacacacacgcgcacacacacacacacacacgcacacgcacacacacacacacacacacaaagcatacaCACGACAATGTAAACTTTTATCCAGAATGTGAACACAAATAAGGTACAAGCTCTGTGGGAGAACCAGTTACAACTCAGAGAAAAATCCTTGTATAGACATGGTGATTTAGTTCAATTAGAGAAATTGCAATATTTTAACCTCTCCTTTTACCTAGATAAGTAATCTGTGTTATTTGGGAGGAACCTCATAATGTTAGGTGATATTTGGTGTACTAGTTTCATGGGTGTCAATTTCCTTTCCGTCTATTCTTTATTCCTACACACTTAGATCCCTTTTCTTATTCTCTGTGGCCAGACTTGCTCTGATTCCGCTCCACTATGTACTTCAGTTCTGAAAAGGTTAAAAAgataagagatagagagatagagttCGTATCAGATTATTTCCTTCTCTCAAGTCTTCATTCATAAAGGACAGAAAGCTACAAAATGTCCTGAGATAAGTAACAAGGAATCTGCATCTttgacaaaagaacaaaaacaatgctATGAAACATGATACTGGATTTGGGCCGAGTTTTGTCGTAGTGTTGTAACTCAATGCTAAAGAGATTCCAAAATGACTTGAAATGTCAAGATTAGCAGATGCAAAGATCTTCAAAGGGCAACACTTGTTGTCAAAAAAGGATATCACTTGGTAACTGGCATCACTAAACAACTTGGTAGTCACTAAACGACTCGTTGGAGGTAGATCATCAGTGTTCAGCTCCACTGTGgcctgattggcccagagggaaAGTGTCAGTGATTGGTCTGTGGCTGTATTGCTTCTGCGCAGCATCAAAAATCATCAGTCCAGCTTGTGATTGGACAGTTGTCGGGTCAGTCGTTGAGGCGGGTTCCCAGCTCGATCTGCAGCGCCGCCTCCACACTGTCTGTGTGCTGGAGATCCGGCAGATCCGCTGCTAGTAGAACCTGCAGAACGGAGGGCTAAGGAAGGAAGCAAGATTGGAAGGAAGGACAGATAGCGATAGAAAGAGATTGGTAGgtggatagacagatagagagagagagagaaattgtttAAAAAGTATGTCGGCCAATACAAATCCTCTGTACCCAGAAATGCAGCGAGAGGTAATGGTTGTACCTGCAGTCTGGAGAAGACCAGCACCGCTCCTCGTAGTTTGAACTGCCTCAGCAGGTCGCTGAGCTCACTGACCACTGAGTAGTCTATGGTGCTGACATGATGGCAGTCCAGGACTACTGACCGTGGAGGAGAAGCTGAGGGAGCGACAGGGGGGGAAGGCCAAGGGAGAGACGTttaggggaaggagaggaaaggaggaggaaacacaGCATGTTAGTATTTCATGGAGCAGCTGCAGCCTTCAGAAACGAAGTATCCTCGACAAAGAGAGGGGAGCAGACGAACCCTTACCCTGCAGAGCCTGAGTGTGTATGATGCGGCTGAGGTACTCTGTGGCGGGGAAACTCAACCCACTGCCCAGCTCCATCACCAGCACGCCATGATCAGATACCTGCACACAGTCGGCACACATGGTTAACGGGAAAATCCAACTTCGGACACActcactgttagatatcatcaatgtGTGATTCAGTGCACTCCAGGAGTTATTCTGTgatgtgaagtgttgtaatttactttttcgttgtacccactttccctcaacccgcTTTGACTATGTCTACTTCAGCtagcgatttcctacatttcccagaataacTTTCAACAACAACCAGAGAACGGGCCtaaacttgttgcattcagctgtgggttataggtgtaggtggagagagcaatagtgatagcgGAGTGAGAGATTCTCCAGTCAAGAAGAAGTCAAGAgtcgtgccccttactcaaaatacaacatgtcttgtggctgcattgcattctggtctattgaggctgtgagtcagtggagaaatgtgtatctctgcctcttctaagatggatttctccctgtatgattgttgaatgtcgatgctgaatggcggctctagaaaagAAGCCCTTggtctttgattctgagggtctgacaccaaaacttgaTGTTTATCATTGATATTTAGATGGTTGACATTTTTTCTCCCATTAaattccattgtagctgtgatGGAAATATCTTGACGGGACGGTAataggaaaaatacaccaccaaacaacaagaTGGAACCAGGattgcaaggtacatcgccaatagctgtttttttaacagtgttaaagtgttttagagtggattttttttcacacaaatgCAGTGTTATACTACCTTTAATTTAGGTCTGGCGATGTTGTACAGCAGCATGGCTCCAGATACAGCCATCCCTCCTACGATGCCGTACTGCACCGCCCAGAAACTCATCAGGAAGGTCACAGAGAAAGGCAGCAGGTCCAGCTCTGTGGAAGGAAGACACACAAGCatgagacaaacaaacacataaatgaacacaaacctACACAAGCATGGAAGACACATCAGTTAAAACTCACTGCATATCCTCCACATCTTAGCCACGACGCGGTAATCCACCATGGGAGCTACGGCACAGATGATAACTGCTGCCAGAGAAGCTTTGGGAATGTAGTAGAAGGCCGGCATGAGGAACGCCAAGGAAAGCAGCACTATCAcacctggagagagacacagacagagaggaagactgtAGATCTTCTTCAGTGAAACATCTCACTTCCAAACCAAGAGCAGAAAACCTTGATACACCTTAAATAAAACACACTCGAGcaaccacacatgcacaaagcgagagaaagagagagagagagaatggaaaacGTGTGAGAAATAGCTATTTTTGGTGTCCCAGATGATGAtcaaacaaagtaaacaaaagGACAACATTGCCTTTGCTTCTTGTCTGGCCTGGAGGAGAATCATGTCACCAAACCCACCAAAGACATCATCATGTCTAAGTGATTTGATGTATTATTTGAAACTAGAAAAGATAACTTACACAGTTAGCAAATTCTATTTGGGGCTCTATGATCTCTCACTTTGATGAACTGAAAACTTTGCCTGAGCAATCATGTATCATATAACAAATCATGAATTATATAACAAAAAAGTTTATATAGTCGTCcttgtttttcctttccttcccttctttttccttcccttctGTTCTTCTCTGACTCCTCAGCTGTTGATCACATAGTTAgtgttgtgcacatttgtgtCTCATTCATTTGTGTACTAAGTTTTTATTAGTATTAAGTGTCCTATGGGCAGTTTGTATTGGAAGGGGGTGGACAGAAAGAAGGGAAAAATGAATATTTGTGTTCTATGTATGTCTTCTCTATctgtaaatacaaataaatgacaaaCTACCAGGGTAATACTGGCAGACAGTTTGTTTGTAATACTGTCAGTTTGTTGTCTTTTATTGTAGCCTATCTGTCCACATCTGCTAAACCTGTTTTGTTATTTCttttaacagcagcagcaatttCCCCTTgaaggacaataaagttttccttatcttaaaacaacaacaaacaaacatgagtTATTATGATAGCGACACTACCACATGTAACCACTGGGGAGAGGCAGAGACTACTGAGAATGAAAGACGGTACGGAGAAGACGCCttacagaggagagggagggggagagaggaagccaGGAAATGAGAAGTGGAAAAAATATATgataacagagaaagagggtgaaagagagagcaggcagaGTGAAAGTTGAAAGTTTTGGGACTCACTAGTGACGATCCCTCCAGCTGGAGTGCACACTCCTGTCTGGGAGTTCACCGCTGtcctgcagaggaagagaacaCAGTATTAGCACATTCGAAAAATTACACTGTAAATATCTGATatctgatgctctctctctctctctctcacacacacacacacacacacagacacacacaccttccaaaGCTGCCAGTGACAGGATAGGCTGACACAAAGGAGCCCATGATGTTGGTCAGACCAATTGCAAACAGCTCCTGGTTGGCGTCGATCCTGTAGTCGTTCTGactggctgagagagagaaacacagtaGAGATCGGACGATATGCTTTTGTCACGATACGCggtatggggttcacgattcgatacaaccaaaaagttcaatgacaacaaagtctgactgtgcagaatttatgtttatttctaagctacaaatctagcaatgccattggcttgctagaattacgaattacaaagtgcaaataatatttagatggagagcttgtgaaattgtgatggtcaagccgtctcatttgtaattactacagcagaataaaatgtagctaacatcacgattcatttttctgccccacatacgtattgtcacatttttgtattgcgatatattaaattttaatatattgtcccatccctaccggTCAACCACCTGATAAACCCCTCTTTGCTTATCTGGCCTGATTTATTTCATGTTAGTTAAATGTGTAACAAAGtactgttgcaaaaaaaaaaacgagctGATTGTGACTAAAGGATTAAAAGAATTGGAAAGAGAAGAAACTTACCAAAAGCTTTAGCAATAGCAATGCTCTCCAACAGACCCATGAAAGGAATCACAGCAAGCCCTCCTCCAAAACCCTGCccaaacagatagacagacaggcccGCTTATCCAGCTTTGATGCACTTGTTATGAAGCAGAGCGATTTTGAAAAAGTTGTAACTCAAATGATCACCTCTACAATCTCTCCAAAGGTGACAACAGTGCCGTTGGCTGTGGTGTCGGTGGTGGGCGGCGGCCTGAACGGCGGGAGCCCCTTAGACGTTTTCCCGGTGATGGTGAAGACGTGATAACCATAAGCGTCCCAGGAAAACGCCACGAAGGATGCAGCCACCACCACCAGGGCGTTACGCACTGGACGGGACAGGAGGCACGAGAATGACAAAGGAAGTTAGAGGaacattttaaaacagtaaaacctgggcgtcctggtggcttagTGGTCTAAGGCACGTCCCATGTAAACACAACGTCCTGAGTTCGAAGCCGATCCAGGACCTTTGACATCCCGTcaaccccttctctctcccaatctttcgtGTCTATCTGTACTTTGAACTTTcgaaaatgccccaaaaaattatctttaaaaaaaagtaaaacatgcagcaaaaagatgtgtatgcacatgtaaaaaaaaaaaacaacaaccttgaCCACAACACCATGAATCActaaagataaagaaaagaaaatacatgcACACTGGAATGATGCTCTTTAGTGTTTATTTGTAGCAATGTTTTGCCCTCAGGTTTTGCCCTCAcatttctttatcttttctttgtttttttcagtcattATGTTTGAAACGCACTGGCTTTAATCCATGACAATTAAGGCTTTTTAAAATTTCTAGCGTttagtctcttccctccttactgGATTTAGAGTGCCTTGGAATTTGTGTATACAGCTCAAGAATTAACTTTTTTCTCACTGAAGGTTTTCAATCTTAGAGCTAGTATCTCAGTTttctacagtatttttttttaatcttttgtaAAATTAAAACATGGACATAGGCATACATGCATATAAAAAGACAGACGCattcacgctcacacacacacacacacacacacacacacacacacacacacacacacaggtactgACCGGTAGCAATGCCCCGCACCATTC from the Centroberyx gerrardi isolate f3 chromosome 3, fCenGer3.hap1.cur.20231027, whole genome shotgun sequence genome contains:
- the slc26a11 gene encoding sodium-independent sulfate anion transporter, which translates into the protein MERPLVGGVSARGRMEACCSYSTLKAWLPVLSWLPRYNLRWLQMDLIAGLTVGLTTVPQALAYAEVAGLPVQFGLYSAFMGGFIYTLLGTSKDVTLGPTAIMSLLCSSLVGGQPGRAVLLSLLCGVIQAAMALLRLGFLLDFISFPVIKGFTCAAAVTIGFGQVKNILGLKGVPQEFFLQVYYTFYKIPEARVGDVVLGLLCLALLVMLTLMKTSLGPPSDDSPTYSRVASRMVRGIATVRNALVVVAASFVAFSWDAYGYHVFTITGKTSKGLPPFRPPPTTDTTANGTVVTFGEIVEGFGGGLAVIPFMGLLESIAIAKAFASQNDYRIDANQELFAIGLTNIMGSFVSAYPVTGSFGRTAVNSQTGVCTPAGGIVTSVIVLLSLAFLMPAFYYIPKASLAAVIICAVAPMVDYRVVAKMWRICKLDLLPFSVTFLMSFWAVQYGIVGGMAVSGAMLLYNIARPKLKVSDHGVLVMELGSGLSFPATEYLSRIIHTQALQASPPRSVVLDCHHVSTIDYSVVSELSDLLRQFKLRGAVLVFSRLQPSVLQVLLAADLPDLQHTDSVEAALQIELGTRLND